A window of Gouania willdenowi chromosome 12, fGouWil2.1, whole genome shotgun sequence contains these coding sequences:
- the sgsm1b gene encoding small G protein signaling modulator 1 isoform X1, with translation MFSPPTEAETRQKLLRNVKKEVKQIMEEAVTRKFVHADSSHIISFCAVVEACVLHGLKRRIAGLLCSNKVAALIMKVAKSFPPAEQLCHKVQELEQLIEYSKQNNSLQSNDRSRQSKLTNLPPQALKHLWIRTALMEKLLDKIVLYLVENSSVFYEKEAMMLDPVDGPILASLLVGPCALEYTKVKTADHFWTDPSADELVQRHRIHSGHCRQDSPSRRPALIQKRQSSGSMDDRPLMWAREYVESLHQNSRATLLFGKNNVLVQPRDDMEAIPGYLSLHQTADVMTLKWTPNQLMNGNVGELDSEKSVYWDYAMTIRLEEIVYLHCHQQVNSGGTVVLVSQDGIQRPPLHFPKGGHLLQFLTCLETGLLPHGQLDPPLWNQRGKGKVFPKLRRRSPHGSCDSVSDKEDDEATDYVFRILFPGNQVELMALELMDQGVTMWQPTPRKSSCSSCSQNGSSDSSLPNGCNLERAPLKLLCDTMKYQIISRAFYGWLAYCRHLSTVRTHLSALINTTIVYPDVPCDARGGLSVETWSRFLKDSSAYEEEEIHRLVYFGGVAPSLRKEVWPFLLGHYQFTMSEKCRQQLDEQMQTMYEQTMKEWQGCEAIVRQREREKHAEALARCSSGVSVERGPVQRDSTISTDSSLSISSDPQNSASQSDSSSCAQVFESVEVMDQGDTEYKPEEAEAQPSSPIKTILNKFHRSPAPSCTTPSSGPSKPDPVDSGNTINVTEATAESTTSQQTAETSSVFNEECVAGSQPIEHQPTTCEPRQENIKDSVITDQLMESVPERGVAEKSEGSELEKTSEAEGKEKDAFTDEVLGDCKAMDTNMNVRSAPETTNVLKLEREIHNEYFQAPPLGQTLIIQAQKSKDLEEEPPCLSTAGQEKDATSPSNRNPENLKKSDVTSENVQPQITKIYFSEWDKKDGDTEFYTETKKVSELPLEKPDSNSPVRQVLNALQSLSSQSRQSPDSAESDDSPSALEMEDIPTGITCVTSEDFKARPLMGLAAPPVSLAQRQKMASEDQVVEHHLDTACNTSPEGTDLGLSEDEPEMENILTEPESVEVREQSKCDESSEEQTYSQETLDMYMINLHRIDKDVRRCDRTYCYFTQENLEKLRNIMCSYVWQHLDTGYVQGMCDLLAPLLVILDDEVMAFSCFTELMKRMNQNFPHGGAMDSHFANMRSLIQILDSELFELMQQNGDYTHFYFCYRWFLLDFKREMVYDDVFSVWETIWAAKHTSSEHFVLFIALALVEMYRDIILENNMDFTDIIKFFNEMAERHNVSQVLMMARDLVHKVQTLIENK, from the exons ATGTTTTCCCCTCCGACAGAGGCCGAGACGCGCCAGAAGCTGCTGCGCAATGTGAAGAAGGAG gTTAAACAAATCATGGAAGAGGCAGTGACCAGGAAGTTTGTTCACGCAGACAGCAGCCACATTATATCCTTCTGCg CTGTGGTGGAGGCGTGTGTGCTTCATGGTCTCAAACGACGTATTGCGGGCCTGCTGTGCAGTAATAAGGTGGCTGCACTCATCATGAAGGTGGCAAAAAGCTTTCCTCCTGCAGAGCAACTCTGTCACAAAGTCCAGGAGCTGGAGCAACTCATCGAATACAG caagCAGAACAATTCCTTGCAGAGTAACGACCGTAGTCGACAATCTAAGTTGACTAACCTCCCACCTCAAGCACTGAAGCACCTTTGGATCCGAACTGCTTTGATGGAAAAGCTCCTCGACAAGATTGTCCTGTACTTGGTAGAAAACAGCAG TGTTTTCTATGAAAAAGAAGCCATGATGCTTGATCCAGTGGATGGACCCATCCTTGCCTCTCTGTTAG TGGGTCCTTGCGCTTTGGAGTACACGAAAGTTAAGACTGCAGATCATTTTTGGACCGATCCATCTGCTGATGAGCTCGTACAGCGGCATCGCATCCACAGTGGCCACTGTCGGCAAGATTCTCCCTCTCGAAGGCCTGCTCTG ATTCAGAAGAGACAGTCTAGTGGGAGTATGGATGATCGTCCTCTCATGTGGGCGAGGGAATACGTTGAATCGCTTCACCAGAACTCCAGAGCCACACTTCTGTTTGGAAAGAATAACGTTTTGGTGCAGCCA AGAGATGATATGGAGGCCATTCCAGGCTACCTGTCCCTTCATCAAACTGCAGATGTTATGACACTAAAATGGACACCCAACCAGCTGATGAATGGCAATGTTGGCGAGCTTGATTCTGAAAAAAG TGTTTATTGGGATTACGCAATGACAATTCGTTTGGAGGAAATTGTGTATCTCCACTGCCATCAGCAAG TGAACAGTGGTGGGACTGTGGTGTTAGTGAGCCAGGATGGGATCCAGAGGCCTCCCCTGCATTTTCCCAAAGGGGGACATCTGCTTCAGTTCCTCACCTGCCTGGAAACTGGCCTTCTGCCTCACGGGCAACTGGATCCTCCTCTGTGGAACCAGAGAGGAAAG GGAAAGGTTTTCCCTAAGCTGCGGAGAAGAAGTCCACATGGGTCATGTGACTCTGTATCGGATAAGGAGGATGACGAAGCCACTGATTATGTGTTTCGGATTCTCTTTCCTGGCAATCAGGTGGAGCTCA TGGCTTTAGAGCTGATGGATCAGGGGGTTACCATGTGGCAGCCGACACCCAGAAAGTCATCCTGCTCCTCCTGCTCACAGAACGGCTCTTCTGATAGTTCTCTGCCCAATGGATGTAATCTGGAGAG GGCTCCATTAAAGCTGTTATGTGACACTATGAAGTATCAAATCATCTCACGGGCGTTCTATGGCT GGCTAGCCTACTGCCGTCACCTGTCAACAGTGCGTACCCACCTGTCAGCGCTGATCAACACTACTATTGTGTACCCTGATGTACCCTGTGATGCTCGAGGAGGCCTCTCGGTGGAAACCTGGAGCCGTTTCCTAAAGGACAGCTCT gCTTATGAAGAAGAGGAAATCCACAGGCTTGTGTATTTCGGTGGTGTGGCCCCTTCACTGCGCAAAGAAGTCTGGCCCTTCCTGCTGGGTCATTATCAGTTCACAATGAGTGAAAAGTGCCGACAACAG CTTGATGAGCAGATGCAGACCATGTACGAGCAGACCATGAAAGAGTGGCAGGGCTGTGAGGCCATCGTCCGCCAGAGGGAGAGGGAGAAACACGCCGAAGCCCTGGCCAgatgttcctctggggtcagcGTGGAAAGAGGCCCCGTGCAGCGGGATTCCACTATAAGTACAGAT TCATCTCTAAGCATCAGCTCGGATCCACAGAATTCCGCTTCACAAAGTGATTCCAGCAGCTGTGCACAG gTTTTTGAGTCAGTTGAGGTGATGGACCAAGGTGACACTGAGTACAAGCCTGAGGAAGCAGAAGCTCAACCCAGCAGTCCCATTAAGACCATTCTAAACAAGTTTCACAGGTCCCCAGCTCCATCATGCACCACACCCTCCTCAGGTCCATCAAAGCCTGATCCAGTCGACTCAGGAAACACCATTAATGTAACCGAGGCGACCGCTGAATCTACAACCTCTCAGCAGACAGCAGAAACCTCAAGTGTCTTCAATGAAGAATGTGTAGCTGGATCACAGCCAATAGAGCATCAGCCCACAACATGTGAACCAAGACAAGAGAATATAAAGGATTCAGTTATCACGGATCAGTTGATGGAATCTGTGCCGGAACGTGGGGTGGCTGAAAAAAGTGAAGGCAGTGAGTTGGAGAAAACATCTGAAGCAGAAGGAAAGGAAAAAGACGCTTTCACCGATGAAGTTCTTGGAGATTGCAAAGCTATGGACACCAATATGAATGTGAGATCAGCTCCAGAGACCACAAATGTTCTCAAGTTAGAAAGAGAGATTCACAATGAATATTTCCAAGCCCCTCCTCTTGGACAAACTTTAATCATTCAAGCACAAAAAAGCAAAGATCTGGAGGAAGAGCCCCCTTGTCTGAGTACAGCTGGACAGGAGAAGGATGCAACGTCACCAAGCAACAGAAACCCGGAGAATTTGAAGAAATCTGACGTAACGTCAGAAAACGTCCAACCACAAATAACCAAGATCTATTTTTCTGAGTGGGACAAAAAGGATGGTGACACAGAATTTTATACCGAAACCAAGAAAGTTTCAGAGTTGCCTCTTGAGAAACCTGATTCAAACTCTCCAGTCAGACAAGTGCTGAACGCTCTACAGTCTCTGTCCTCACAATCCCGACAGTCTCCAGACTCGGCAGAGTCTGATGACTCGCCCTCTGCCTTAGAAATGGAGGACATTCCTACTGGGATAACCTGTGTGACCTCAGAGGACTTTAAAGCCAGGCCTTTGATGGGCCTCGCCGCACCGCCAGTCTCCCTGgcacaaagacagaaaatggcatcCGAAGACCAAGTGGTGGAGCACCATCTGGACACGGCTTGTAACACCAGTCCTGAAGGAACAGACCTGGGTCTTTCTGAGGACGAACCAGAAATGGAGAATATTCTCACTGAGCCAGAGAGTGTGGAAGTCAGAGAACAGTCCAAATGTGATGAATCCTCAGAGGAGCAAACCTATTCT CAAGAAACGCTGGACATGTACATGATCAACTTACACCGCATTGACAAAGATGTTCGACGGTGTGACAGAACGTATTGCTACTTCACTCAGGAGAACCTGGAAAAGCTGCGTAACATCATGTGCAG CTACGTGTGGCAACATCTGGACACGGGATACGTCCAAGGCATGTGTGATCTCCTGGCTCCTCTGCTGGTTATTCTGGACGATG AGGTGATGGCGTTCAGTTGTTTCACTGAactgatgaagaggatgaatCAGAACTTTCCTCATGGGGGCGCCATGGACTCACACTTTGCAAACATGCGTTCTCTGATTCAG ATCCTGGACTCTGAGCTGTTTGAACTGATGCAGCAGAATGGTGACTACACCCATTTCTACTTCTGCTATCGCTGGTTTCTTCTAGACTTCAAAAGAG AAATGGTGTACGACGATGTGTTCTCTGTGTGGGAAACCATTTGGGCAGCCAAGCACACCTCCTCAGAGCActttgtgctttttattgctCTGGCCCTTGTGGAGATGTACAGAGATATCATCCTGGAGAATAACATGGACTTCACAGACATCATCAAGTTCttcaatg AAATGGCGGAGCGTCATAACGTCTCACAGGTCCTGATGATGGCTCGAGACTTGGTCCACAAAGTGCAGACTCTCATAGAAAACAAGTGA
- the sgsm1b gene encoding small G protein signaling modulator 1 isoform X2 yields the protein MGEAETRQKLLRNVKKEVKQIMEEAVTRKFVHADSSHIISFCAVVEACVLHGLKRRIAGLLCSNKVAALIMKVAKSFPPAEQLCHKVQELEQLIEYSKQNNSLQSNDRSRQSKLTNLPPQALKHLWIRTALMEKLLDKIVLYLVENSSVFYEKEAMMLDPVDGPILASLLVGPCALEYTKVKTADHFWTDPSADELVQRHRIHSGHCRQDSPSRRPALIQKRQSSGSMDDRPLMWAREYVESLHQNSRATLLFGKNNVLVQPRDDMEAIPGYLSLHQTADVMTLKWTPNQLMNGNVGELDSEKSVYWDYAMTIRLEEIVYLHCHQQVNSGGTVVLVSQDGIQRPPLHFPKGGHLLQFLTCLETGLLPHGQLDPPLWNQRGKGKVFPKLRRRSPHGSCDSVSDKEDDEATDYVFRILFPGNQVELMALELMDQGVTMWQPTPRKSSCSSCSQNGSSDSSLPNGCNLERAPLKLLCDTMKYQIISRAFYGWLAYCRHLSTVRTHLSALINTTIVYPDVPCDARGGLSVETWSRFLKDSSAYEEEEIHRLVYFGGVAPSLRKEVWPFLLGHYQFTMSEKCRQQLDEQMQTMYEQTMKEWQGCEAIVRQREREKHAEALARCSSGVSVERGPVQRDSTISTDSSLSISSDPQNSASQSDSSSCAQVFESVEVMDQGDTEYKPEEAEAQPSSPIKTILNKFHRSPAPSCTTPSSGPSKPDPVDSGNTINVTEATAESTTSQQTAETSSVFNEECVAGSQPIEHQPTTCEPRQENIKDSVITDQLMESVPERGVAEKSEGSELEKTSEAEGKEKDAFTDEVLGDCKAMDTNMNVRSAPETTNVLKLEREIHNEYFQAPPLGQTLIIQAQKSKDLEEEPPCLSTAGQEKDATSPSNRNPENLKKSDVTSENVQPQITKIYFSEWDKKDGDTEFYTETKKVSELPLEKPDSNSPVRQVLNALQSLSSQSRQSPDSAESDDSPSALEMEDIPTGITCVTSEDFKARPLMGLAAPPVSLAQRQKMASEDQVVEHHLDTACNTSPEGTDLGLSEDEPEMENILTEPESVEVREQSKCDESSEEQTYSQETLDMYMINLHRIDKDVRRCDRTYCYFTQENLEKLRNIMCSYVWQHLDTGYVQGMCDLLAPLLVILDDEVMAFSCFTELMKRMNQNFPHGGAMDSHFANMRSLIQILDSELFELMQQNGDYTHFYFCYRWFLLDFKREMVYDDVFSVWETIWAAKHTSSEHFVLFIALALVEMYRDIILENNMDFTDIIKFFNEMAERHNVSQVLMMARDLVHKVQTLIENK from the exons ATGGGAG AGGCCGAGACGCGCCAGAAGCTGCTGCGCAATGTGAAGAAGGAG gTTAAACAAATCATGGAAGAGGCAGTGACCAGGAAGTTTGTTCACGCAGACAGCAGCCACATTATATCCTTCTGCg CTGTGGTGGAGGCGTGTGTGCTTCATGGTCTCAAACGACGTATTGCGGGCCTGCTGTGCAGTAATAAGGTGGCTGCACTCATCATGAAGGTGGCAAAAAGCTTTCCTCCTGCAGAGCAACTCTGTCACAAAGTCCAGGAGCTGGAGCAACTCATCGAATACAG caagCAGAACAATTCCTTGCAGAGTAACGACCGTAGTCGACAATCTAAGTTGACTAACCTCCCACCTCAAGCACTGAAGCACCTTTGGATCCGAACTGCTTTGATGGAAAAGCTCCTCGACAAGATTGTCCTGTACTTGGTAGAAAACAGCAG TGTTTTCTATGAAAAAGAAGCCATGATGCTTGATCCAGTGGATGGACCCATCCTTGCCTCTCTGTTAG TGGGTCCTTGCGCTTTGGAGTACACGAAAGTTAAGACTGCAGATCATTTTTGGACCGATCCATCTGCTGATGAGCTCGTACAGCGGCATCGCATCCACAGTGGCCACTGTCGGCAAGATTCTCCCTCTCGAAGGCCTGCTCTG ATTCAGAAGAGACAGTCTAGTGGGAGTATGGATGATCGTCCTCTCATGTGGGCGAGGGAATACGTTGAATCGCTTCACCAGAACTCCAGAGCCACACTTCTGTTTGGAAAGAATAACGTTTTGGTGCAGCCA AGAGATGATATGGAGGCCATTCCAGGCTACCTGTCCCTTCATCAAACTGCAGATGTTATGACACTAAAATGGACACCCAACCAGCTGATGAATGGCAATGTTGGCGAGCTTGATTCTGAAAAAAG TGTTTATTGGGATTACGCAATGACAATTCGTTTGGAGGAAATTGTGTATCTCCACTGCCATCAGCAAG TGAACAGTGGTGGGACTGTGGTGTTAGTGAGCCAGGATGGGATCCAGAGGCCTCCCCTGCATTTTCCCAAAGGGGGACATCTGCTTCAGTTCCTCACCTGCCTGGAAACTGGCCTTCTGCCTCACGGGCAACTGGATCCTCCTCTGTGGAACCAGAGAGGAAAG GGAAAGGTTTTCCCTAAGCTGCGGAGAAGAAGTCCACATGGGTCATGTGACTCTGTATCGGATAAGGAGGATGACGAAGCCACTGATTATGTGTTTCGGATTCTCTTTCCTGGCAATCAGGTGGAGCTCA TGGCTTTAGAGCTGATGGATCAGGGGGTTACCATGTGGCAGCCGACACCCAGAAAGTCATCCTGCTCCTCCTGCTCACAGAACGGCTCTTCTGATAGTTCTCTGCCCAATGGATGTAATCTGGAGAG GGCTCCATTAAAGCTGTTATGTGACACTATGAAGTATCAAATCATCTCACGGGCGTTCTATGGCT GGCTAGCCTACTGCCGTCACCTGTCAACAGTGCGTACCCACCTGTCAGCGCTGATCAACACTACTATTGTGTACCCTGATGTACCCTGTGATGCTCGAGGAGGCCTCTCGGTGGAAACCTGGAGCCGTTTCCTAAAGGACAGCTCT gCTTATGAAGAAGAGGAAATCCACAGGCTTGTGTATTTCGGTGGTGTGGCCCCTTCACTGCGCAAAGAAGTCTGGCCCTTCCTGCTGGGTCATTATCAGTTCACAATGAGTGAAAAGTGCCGACAACAG CTTGATGAGCAGATGCAGACCATGTACGAGCAGACCATGAAAGAGTGGCAGGGCTGTGAGGCCATCGTCCGCCAGAGGGAGAGGGAGAAACACGCCGAAGCCCTGGCCAgatgttcctctggggtcagcGTGGAAAGAGGCCCCGTGCAGCGGGATTCCACTATAAGTACAGAT TCATCTCTAAGCATCAGCTCGGATCCACAGAATTCCGCTTCACAAAGTGATTCCAGCAGCTGTGCACAG gTTTTTGAGTCAGTTGAGGTGATGGACCAAGGTGACACTGAGTACAAGCCTGAGGAAGCAGAAGCTCAACCCAGCAGTCCCATTAAGACCATTCTAAACAAGTTTCACAGGTCCCCAGCTCCATCATGCACCACACCCTCCTCAGGTCCATCAAAGCCTGATCCAGTCGACTCAGGAAACACCATTAATGTAACCGAGGCGACCGCTGAATCTACAACCTCTCAGCAGACAGCAGAAACCTCAAGTGTCTTCAATGAAGAATGTGTAGCTGGATCACAGCCAATAGAGCATCAGCCCACAACATGTGAACCAAGACAAGAGAATATAAAGGATTCAGTTATCACGGATCAGTTGATGGAATCTGTGCCGGAACGTGGGGTGGCTGAAAAAAGTGAAGGCAGTGAGTTGGAGAAAACATCTGAAGCAGAAGGAAAGGAAAAAGACGCTTTCACCGATGAAGTTCTTGGAGATTGCAAAGCTATGGACACCAATATGAATGTGAGATCAGCTCCAGAGACCACAAATGTTCTCAAGTTAGAAAGAGAGATTCACAATGAATATTTCCAAGCCCCTCCTCTTGGACAAACTTTAATCATTCAAGCACAAAAAAGCAAAGATCTGGAGGAAGAGCCCCCTTGTCTGAGTACAGCTGGACAGGAGAAGGATGCAACGTCACCAAGCAACAGAAACCCGGAGAATTTGAAGAAATCTGACGTAACGTCAGAAAACGTCCAACCACAAATAACCAAGATCTATTTTTCTGAGTGGGACAAAAAGGATGGTGACACAGAATTTTATACCGAAACCAAGAAAGTTTCAGAGTTGCCTCTTGAGAAACCTGATTCAAACTCTCCAGTCAGACAAGTGCTGAACGCTCTACAGTCTCTGTCCTCACAATCCCGACAGTCTCCAGACTCGGCAGAGTCTGATGACTCGCCCTCTGCCTTAGAAATGGAGGACATTCCTACTGGGATAACCTGTGTGACCTCAGAGGACTTTAAAGCCAGGCCTTTGATGGGCCTCGCCGCACCGCCAGTCTCCCTGgcacaaagacagaaaatggcatcCGAAGACCAAGTGGTGGAGCACCATCTGGACACGGCTTGTAACACCAGTCCTGAAGGAACAGACCTGGGTCTTTCTGAGGACGAACCAGAAATGGAGAATATTCTCACTGAGCCAGAGAGTGTGGAAGTCAGAGAACAGTCCAAATGTGATGAATCCTCAGAGGAGCAAACCTATTCT CAAGAAACGCTGGACATGTACATGATCAACTTACACCGCATTGACAAAGATGTTCGACGGTGTGACAGAACGTATTGCTACTTCACTCAGGAGAACCTGGAAAAGCTGCGTAACATCATGTGCAG CTACGTGTGGCAACATCTGGACACGGGATACGTCCAAGGCATGTGTGATCTCCTGGCTCCTCTGCTGGTTATTCTGGACGATG AGGTGATGGCGTTCAGTTGTTTCACTGAactgatgaagaggatgaatCAGAACTTTCCTCATGGGGGCGCCATGGACTCACACTTTGCAAACATGCGTTCTCTGATTCAG ATCCTGGACTCTGAGCTGTTTGAACTGATGCAGCAGAATGGTGACTACACCCATTTCTACTTCTGCTATCGCTGGTTTCTTCTAGACTTCAAAAGAG AAATGGTGTACGACGATGTGTTCTCTGTGTGGGAAACCATTTGGGCAGCCAAGCACACCTCCTCAGAGCActttgtgctttttattgctCTGGCCCTTGTGGAGATGTACAGAGATATCATCCTGGAGAATAACATGGACTTCACAGACATCATCAAGTTCttcaatg AAATGGCGGAGCGTCATAACGTCTCACAGGTCCTGATGATGGCTCGAGACTTGGTCCACAAAGTGCAGACTCTCATAGAAAACAAGTGA